The following are from one region of the Ischnura elegans chromosome 12, ioIscEleg1.1, whole genome shotgun sequence genome:
- the LOC124168678 gene encoding piggyBac transposable element-derived protein 4-like, with translation MSRKRFHFILQSLRFDDKATRSDRKLLDKLAPVREVFDIFVQNCRESYSLGEYVTIDEMLSKFRGRCAFRQYIPSKPGKYGIKIFSLADSKTFYTGNLEVYVGKQPEGPFYVSNSANDVVKRLVRPIAHSGRNITADNWFTSYELVLDLLKANLTYVGTVRKNKRQLPPSFTSPVGREPFTTRFGFDRHCTLVSYIPKPRKNVILISSMHHDSTIDETTGNSNKPEIVTFYNATKSGVDVVDKLCATYSVARNTKRWPMTIFYTMLNVAAINAQVIYLVNNKESSHAILKRRHFIKVLAQELTKEHLQKRSHVVNLPRELRKRTLAISEKDKETEHNESSTHCPEMFCEILE, from the coding sequence atgtctcgtaagcgcttccactttattttacaaaGCCTTCGGTTTGATGACAAAGCAACTAGAAGCGATAGGAAGCTATTAGATAAGCTTGCACCTGTTAGAGaggtttttgatatatttgttcaaaattgccgtgaaagttattctttgggagaatacgtaactattgatgaaatgctatcaaaattcagaggaagatgtgcatttaggcaatacatcccgagtaaaccaggaaaatatggaattaagatattttctctagcagattctaaaacattttacacaGGGAACTTAGAAGTATACGTTGGGAAGCAGCCGGAAGGCCCATTTTACGTTAGTAACAGTGCCAATGATGTTGTAAAAAGGTTGGTTAGACCGATTGCTCACAGTGGTCGCAATATAACCGCCGATAATTGGTTTACCAGTTATGAGCTAGTTTTAGACCTACTCAAAGCTAACCTTACGTATGTAGGAACAGTAAGGAAGAATAAACGGCAGCTTCCACCCAGTTTTACATCCCCTGTCGGTCGAGAACCATTTACAACTCGTTTTGGATTTGATAGGCATTGCACATTGGTATCATACATACCAAAGccacgaaaaaatgtaattttaatatcttcaatgcatcatgattccacaatcgatgaaacaacagggaattcgaataagccagagatcgtgacattttacaatgcaactaaaTCTGGCGTTGATGTAGTTGATAAATTATGCGCGACTTACTCAGTAGCAAGAAACACCAAAAGGTGGCCGATGACTATATTTTATACCATGCTCAATGTGGCAGCAATAAATGCTCAGGTTATTTACCTTGTAAACAACAAAGAGAGttctcatgcaattttgaaaagaaggcattttatcaaagtccttgcgcaagaactaactaaagagcacctgcaaaaacgtagtcacgtggtaaatttaccgagggaattgagaaaaagaactttagccattagtgagaaagacaaagaaactgaacataatgagtcaagtac